In Calditrichota bacterium, one genomic interval encodes:
- a CDS encoding redoxin domain-containing protein, whose protein sequence is MRALVVLLIATLFLPVQTGAGTHLAGSVLGANGDPLPMAHVHLLSYRGDIRKPLRTVAADREGRFALVVDEPGMYRLLFTGVDHDKVSVPLLLVSEAPEIRLSVRLAPLAYKEHFEVVRIVGDWNGFTWEAADTMRAQPDGTFLYERTVTGDTIAYQLFDITKEARTVNGTSADYYAYDGGGDYVSVLRVRDGRARIVFAPSKLLRVSPEGLPAVDFLSGGRALQAIWAIDDLLRKEQQAFQAAAAAYSQSHQDMRDFHYDWSPTVARLKQWMGPEQELLVRQFAGLRITWLVPFRARIDSTTQAEIAELLPPSSPIWGLEPQAALVAHRDPQQQELFAHALVAENPDHTVRAVALAFLASMAQLKGDSAALAARYALLQQEYNDVPEVQYYLKSLNPARRIARGKAVPDFAVQLMDGGQTLTNKDLLGKYYLLDFWATWCGPCIGEMPHLHAAYERCKDKNFAILSLSLDRRPEDVTAFREKRWPMPWLHAFLTGGFQNELVQSFEVLGIPRPILVGPSGTIVEVEERLRGAGLLTTHAKYLGP, encoded by the coding sequence ATGCGAGCTCTCGTTGTTCTGCTCATCGCCACACTGTTCCTGCCAGTGCAGACAGGCGCCGGCACCCACCTGGCCGGGAGTGTGCTCGGCGCCAACGGGGATCCACTTCCCATGGCGCATGTCCATCTCCTCTCCTACAGGGGCGACATCCGCAAGCCTCTGAGGACGGTCGCCGCCGATAGGGAGGGCCGTTTCGCGCTCGTCGTCGACGAGCCCGGAATGTACCGCCTCCTCTTCACCGGCGTGGACCACGACAAGGTTTCGGTCCCTCTCCTGCTCGTGTCCGAGGCTCCAGAAATACGCCTGAGCGTGCGCCTTGCGCCCTTGGCGTACAAAGAACACTTCGAGGTGGTGCGCATCGTCGGCGACTGGAACGGCTTCACCTGGGAGGCAGCCGACACAATGCGCGCCCAACCGGATGGCACCTTCCTCTATGAGCGGACCGTGACCGGTGACACCATCGCCTACCAGCTTTTTGACATCACCAAGGAAGCGCGAACCGTAAACGGCACCAGTGCCGACTACTACGCCTATGACGGCGGGGGAGACTATGTCTCCGTCCTGCGCGTGCGTGACGGTAGAGCGCGGATAGTGTTTGCGCCGAGCAAGCTGCTCCGCGTGAGCCCTGAGGGTTTGCCCGCCGTGGACTTTCTCAGCGGCGGGAGGGCTCTTCAGGCCATCTGGGCTATCGACGACCTGCTGCGGAAGGAGCAACAAGCCTTCCAGGCTGCTGCCGCCGCCTATAGCCAGTCCCACCAGGACATGCGGGACTTCCACTATGACTGGTCCCCCACGGTAGCTCGCTTGAAGCAATGGATGGGGCCGGAGCAAGAGCTGCTTGTCCGGCAGTTTGCCGGTTTGCGCATAACGTGGCTCGTCCCGTTCCGCGCCCGTATCGACTCCACCACGCAGGCGGAGATCGCCGAGCTTTTGCCGCCAAGCTCGCCAATCTGGGGCTTGGAGCCGCAGGCGGCGCTGGTGGCGCATCGTGACCCACAGCAGCAGGAGCTTTTCGCGCACGCGCTTGTGGCGGAAAATCCTGACCACACCGTGCGGGCAGTCGCTTTGGCCTTCTTGGCCAGCATGGCGCAACTCAAGGGTGACTCGGCGGCGCTTGCCGCACGTTATGCCCTTCTCCAGCAGGAGTACAACGACGTGCCGGAGGTGCAATATTACCTGAAATCGCTCAATCCCGCGCGGCGCATTGCCAGGGGAAAGGCCGTGCCCGACTTTGCCGTGCAACTCATGGACGGTGGCCAAACCCTCACCAACAAGGACCTCCTTGGCAAGTACTACCTTCTGGACTTCTGGGCCACCTGGTGCGGACCCTGCATCGGCGAGATGCCCCACCTACACGCCGCCTATGAGCGCTGCAAGGACAAGAACTTTGCCATTCTCAGCCTTTCCCTGGACCGCAGGCCGGAAGATGTCACTGCCTTCCGCGAGAAACGCTGGCCAATGCCCTGGCTTCACGCCTTCCTGACGGGCGGGTTCCAGAACGAGCTGGTACAGTCGTTTGAGGTGTTGGGCATCCCCAGGCCCATTCTCGTCGGGCCGAGTGGCACAATCGTGGAAGTCGAAGAGAGGCTGCGCGGCGCGGGGCTGCTGACGACCCATGCCAAGTATCTCGGACCGTGA
- a CDS encoding BlaI/MecI/CopY family transcriptional regulator has protein sequence MNSRIATTRRLTEAEWEVMEAIWSLGGAPSVREVLQHAYPAGEKAYTTVQTIMNNLVAKGFLRQKKVGLVNFYRPTLSREEAIRREMSHLVAKAFRGSIAALANYLINSDSLSREEITKIRELIAEKERELERE, from the coding sequence GTGAACAGCAGAATTGCCACTACGCGCAGGCTGACTGAAGCAGAGTGGGAAGTGATGGAGGCCATCTGGTCCTTAGGCGGGGCGCCGAGCGTACGCGAGGTCCTGCAGCATGCCTATCCGGCTGGAGAGAAGGCCTACACCACGGTGCAGACCATCATGAACAACTTGGTAGCCAAAGGGTTCCTGAGGCAAAAGAAGGTAGGGCTGGTGAACTTTTACCGACCGACTCTCTCTCGGGAAGAGGCAATACGGCGCGAGATGTCGCACCTGGTGGCAAAGGCTTTCCGCGGTTCGATCGCGGCCCTCGCCAACTATCTCATCAACTCCGACTCGCTGAGCCGCGAGGAGATCACCAAGATCAGGGAGCTGATCGCAGAGAAGGAACGCGAACTGGAACGTGAGTAG